Proteins encoded in a region of the Leifsonia sp. PS1209 genome:
- a CDS encoding deoxyguanosinetriphosphate triphosphohydrolase: MAEASGYSEHDRERWLPEQHSSRRSDFARDRARLLHSSALRRLAAKTQVLSPTAGLDFARNRLTHSLEVAQVGRELANSLGLDPDIVDTACLAHDIGHPPFGHNGERALNSWADDIGGFEGNAQTLRLLSRLEPKVFGRDGRPYGLNLTRASLDASCKYPWPDSSSVADPSGRAKFGFYADDRAVFEWMRAGAPDRVRCIEAQVMDLSDDIAYSVHDFEDAVVNGYIDVAALGSRVDHDDLVRSMYDWIGGEFSHDELIAAFDRLDNLDIWLDGWDGSRRSQARLKNLTSQLIGRFAHAAVHATKETSGSTDLIRFGADVVVPSAIQAEIAVLKGIVATFVMSRNTRQPIYAQQRQILTTLADLLYSRGPAELDPGFAEDWKDADDDTQRKRVIVDQVASLTDQSALSWYERLVQH, translated from the coding sequence GTGGCGGAGGCGTCCGGGTACAGCGAGCACGATCGTGAGCGATGGCTGCCCGAGCAGCACTCGAGCAGGCGCAGCGACTTCGCGCGCGACCGCGCGCGCCTGCTGCACTCCAGCGCGCTGCGGCGGCTGGCGGCGAAGACCCAGGTGCTCAGTCCGACCGCCGGCCTCGACTTCGCCAGGAACCGGCTGACGCACTCGCTCGAAGTCGCCCAGGTCGGCCGGGAGCTGGCGAACAGTCTCGGTCTCGATCCAGACATCGTCGACACCGCCTGCCTCGCGCACGACATCGGCCACCCGCCGTTCGGGCACAACGGCGAGCGCGCGCTCAACAGCTGGGCCGACGACATCGGCGGCTTCGAGGGCAATGCGCAGACGCTGCGGCTGCTCAGCCGGCTGGAGCCCAAGGTGTTCGGCCGCGACGGCCGGCCATACGGGCTCAACCTCACCAGGGCCAGCCTCGACGCCAGCTGCAAGTACCCGTGGCCAGACAGCTCCTCCGTCGCCGACCCGAGCGGCAGAGCCAAGTTCGGCTTCTACGCCGACGACCGCGCGGTGTTCGAGTGGATGCGCGCGGGCGCACCCGACCGCGTGCGCTGCATCGAGGCCCAGGTGATGGACCTCAGCGACGACATCGCATACTCGGTGCACGACTTCGAGGACGCCGTGGTGAACGGCTACATCGACGTCGCCGCCCTCGGCAGCAGGGTCGACCACGACGACCTGGTGCGCTCGATGTACGACTGGATCGGCGGAGAGTTCAGCCACGACGAGCTGATCGCGGCGTTCGACCGGCTCGACAACCTCGACATCTGGCTCGACGGGTGGGACGGCAGCCGCCGGTCGCAGGCCAGGCTGAAGAACCTCACCAGCCAGCTGATCGGCCGGTTCGCCCACGCCGCTGTGCACGCCACGAAGGAGACGTCGGGCAGCACGGACCTCATCCGGTTCGGTGCGGACGTGGTCGTCCCGTCCGCCATCCAGGCCGAGATCGCGGTGCTCAAGGGCATCGTCGCCACGTTCGTGATGTCACGGAACACCCGGCAGCCGATCTACGCGCAACAGCGCCAGATCCTCACCACCCTCGCCGACCTGCTCTACTCGCGCGGGCCGGCCGAACTGGACCCCGGCTTCGCCGAGGACTGGAAGGACGCGGACGACGACACCCAGCGCAAACGCGTGATCGTCGACCAGGTCGCCAGCCTCACTGACCAGTCCGCCCTCAGCTGGTACGAACGGCTGGTGCAGCACTGA
- a CDS encoding YbaK/EbsC family protein: MTDGPEAVENHGGDAAVQGDGAAGTAPTGRARVEADAAARGVSIRVIERPAARSLEEAAQLLGIEPSDIVKTLVVKRSDDTFVFALVPGGRKISWPKLRAVLHVNKLQLPDAAVALEATGYERGTITPFGSTTAWPVVADTSIQGRTVSMGAGEHGYSLFVDADDVVAAYAATVADITDPE, from the coding sequence ATGACCGACGGACCAGAAGCTGTGGAGAATCACGGCGGAGACGCGGCTGTGCAGGGCGACGGAGCAGCAGGCACGGCACCCACCGGCCGGGCCCGCGTCGAGGCCGACGCCGCAGCGCGCGGGGTCAGCATCCGGGTGATCGAGCGTCCCGCAGCCCGCAGTCTCGAGGAAGCGGCCCAGCTGCTCGGCATCGAGCCGTCCGACATCGTCAAGACCCTGGTGGTCAAGCGCAGCGACGACACCTTCGTGTTCGCGCTGGTGCCCGGCGGCCGCAAGATCTCCTGGCCCAAGCTCCGCGCCGTGCTGCATGTCAACAAGCTGCAGCTTCCGGATGCGGCGGTCGCCCTCGAAGCGACGGGCTACGAGCGCGGCACCATCACCCCGTTCGGCTCCACCACCGCGTGGCCGGTCGTCGCGGACACGAGCATCCAGGGCCGCACCGTCTCGATGGGTGCGGGCGAGCACGGATACTCGCTGTTCGTCGACGCCGACGACGTGGTCGCCGCATACGCGGCGACCGTCGCCGACATCACAGACCCGGAGTGA
- the recO gene encoding DNA repair protein RecO yields the protein MPVYRDEAVVLRTHKLGEADRIVTMLTRQHGKVRAVAKGVRRTASKFGSRLEPFMVADVQLYEGRSLDVVTQAESLGAYGALIADDYASYTAANAMVETADRLTEAEASLQQYLLLVGALRSLSKREHGASMTLDSYLLRALSLAGWAPSFLDCSRCGAPGPHDHLVVQLGGVVCDDCAPQGAPRLDAQTIALLGALLTGDWASADETDDATRSKASGVVAAYTQWHLERGLRSLQHVQHERKANG from the coding sequence GTGCCTGTCTACCGTGATGAAGCCGTCGTGCTCCGCACCCACAAACTGGGGGAAGCCGACCGCATCGTCACCATGCTCACCCGGCAGCACGGCAAGGTCCGTGCGGTCGCGAAGGGCGTGCGGCGCACCGCATCCAAGTTCGGGTCGCGGCTGGAGCCGTTCATGGTCGCCGACGTGCAGCTCTACGAGGGCCGCAGCCTGGATGTGGTCACGCAGGCCGAGTCGCTCGGGGCGTACGGCGCGCTGATCGCCGACGACTACGCCAGCTACACCGCGGCGAACGCGATGGTGGAGACGGCGGACAGGCTCACCGAGGCCGAGGCGTCCCTGCAGCAGTACCTCCTGCTGGTCGGCGCCCTGCGGTCGCTGTCCAAGCGCGAGCACGGCGCGTCCATGACTCTCGACTCCTACCTGCTGCGCGCGCTGTCGCTCGCCGGCTGGGCGCCGAGCTTCCTCGACTGCTCGCGCTGCGGAGCGCCGGGACCGCACGACCACCTCGTCGTGCAGCTCGGTGGCGTGGTCTGCGACGACTGCGCCCCGCAGGGCGCTCCCCGGCTGGATGCGCAGACCATCGCGCTGCTCGGCGCTCTCCTCACCGGGGACTGGGCCTCGGCGGACGAGACGGACGACGCAACGCGGTCGAAGGCGAGCGGGGTGGTCGCCGCGTACACGCAGTGGCACCTGGAGCGCGGCCTGCGCTCGCTCCAGCACGTACAGCACGAACGGAAAGCGAACGGATGA
- the dusB gene encoding tRNA dihydrouridine synthase DusB — protein sequence MSTTATISHAPQLTIGPLALDVPVVLAPMAGITNTAFRRLCREFGAGLYVSEMITSRALVERTPESLRLITHHESETPRSIQLYGVDPKTVREAVTMLVAEDRADHIDLNFGCPVPKVTRKGGGAALPWKLGLFREIVEGAVEAAGSIPLTVKMRKGIDSDHLTYLEAAKAAEGAGVASIALHARTAAEFYSGHADWSAIAKLKETITGTPVLGNGDIWSAADAIRMVEETGCDGVVVGRGCLGRPWLFGDLAAAFRARAGQIDAAEAERAQAHPSLGQVAATFRRHAELLVEFFGSEERGCRDIRKHVAWYFKGYPVGGDLRASLATVDTLAHLDDLLATLDWDQEYPGEAAEGQRGRAGTPKKPALPDGWLASRDLDGFERAEVADAEVHNSGG from the coding sequence ATGTCTACTACAGCAACGATAAGCCACGCGCCACAGCTGACCATCGGTCCGCTGGCCCTCGACGTGCCCGTCGTGCTGGCGCCGATGGCCGGGATCACGAACACCGCGTTCCGCAGGCTCTGCCGCGAATTCGGCGCCGGTCTCTACGTGAGCGAGATGATCACCTCGCGCGCCCTCGTCGAGCGCACCCCGGAATCGCTCCGCCTGATCACCCATCACGAGTCGGAGACGCCGCGCTCCATCCAGCTCTACGGGGTCGACCCGAAGACCGTCCGCGAGGCGGTCACCATGCTGGTCGCGGAAGATCGCGCCGACCACATCGACCTCAACTTCGGCTGCCCGGTGCCCAAGGTCACCCGCAAGGGCGGGGGAGCTGCACTGCCGTGGAAGCTCGGGCTGTTCCGCGAGATCGTCGAGGGAGCTGTGGAGGCGGCCGGGTCCATCCCGCTCACGGTCAAGATGCGCAAGGGCATCGACAGCGACCACCTCACCTACCTCGAAGCGGCGAAGGCCGCGGAGGGCGCGGGAGTCGCCTCCATTGCGCTGCACGCCAGGACGGCCGCGGAGTTCTACTCCGGCCACGCGGACTGGTCCGCCATCGCCAAACTCAAAGAGACCATCACCGGCACCCCCGTGCTCGGCAACGGCGACATCTGGTCGGCGGCCGACGCCATCCGGATGGTCGAGGAGACCGGGTGCGACGGTGTCGTCGTCGGGCGCGGCTGCCTCGGCCGGCCGTGGCTGTTCGGCGACCTCGCCGCGGCGTTCCGCGCCCGGGCAGGGCAGATCGACGCCGCCGAGGCGGAGCGGGCGCAGGCGCATCCCTCGCTCGGACAGGTCGCCGCGACGTTCCGCAGGCACGCCGAGCTGCTCGTCGAGTTCTTCGGCAGCGAGGAGCGGGGCTGCCGCGACATCCGCAAGCACGTCGCCTGGTACTTCAAGGGCTACCCGGTGGGCGGCGACCTGCGGGCGAGCCTCGCCACGGTCGACACGCTCGCGCACCTCGACGACCTCCTCGCCACGCTCGACTGGGACCAGGAGTACCCGGGAGAGGCGGCAGAGGGCCAGCGCGGCCGTGCAGGCACCCCGAAGAAGCCGGCGCTGCCGGACGGCTGGCTCGCCAGCCGCGACCTCGACGGGTTCGAGCGCGCAGAGGTCGCGGACGCGGAGGTGCACAACAGTGGTGGATAG
- the leuA gene encoding 2-isopropylmalate synthase: MKNTQAPSAMPIHKYRPFHEQIRVELPDRTWPDNRITVAPRWCAVDLRDGNQALIDPMSPERKRIMFDLLVRMGYKEIEVGFPSASQTDFDFVRSLIEEGAIPDDVTIQVLTQAREHLIKRTYESLVGAKQAIVHLYNSTSILQRDVVFRTDKQGIVDIALEGARLCRQMESVVPGTQIYYEYSPESYTGTELEFAADICNQVLEIFEPTPERKVIINLPATVEMATPNVYADSIEWMSRHLNHRENVILSLHPHNDRGTAVAAAELGYMAGADRIEGCLFGNGERTGNVDLVTLGVNLFTQGIDPQIDFSDIDSIKRTVEHCNQLPVGERSPWGGDLVFTAFSGSHQDAIKKGFEAMAAQAEREGVSVDDLVWAVPYLPVDPKDLGRSYEAVIRVNSQSGKGGVAYLLKTDHALDLPRKLQIEFSGVVQAKTDAEGGEVSSDDIWAIFQDEYLPAPVSDADAKWGRFELGSTSTTNETGDHVALTVTLRDGDTVSKASGEGNGPIAAFFDILNDRGINVHLYDYSQHTLSASESALAAAYVEVDVDGTRLWGVGIDADTTTASFKAVVSAVNRAIRATSGSAAPADLVSA; encoded by the coding sequence ATGAAGAACACTCAGGCGCCGAGCGCCATGCCGATCCACAAATACCGCCCGTTCCATGAGCAGATCCGGGTGGAGCTGCCCGATCGCACCTGGCCGGACAACCGCATCACGGTCGCACCGCGCTGGTGCGCCGTCGACCTGCGCGACGGCAACCAGGCACTCATCGACCCGATGAGCCCCGAGCGCAAGCGCATCATGTTCGACCTGCTGGTCCGGATGGGCTACAAGGAGATCGAGGTCGGCTTCCCGTCGGCCAGCCAGACCGACTTCGACTTCGTGCGCAGCCTCATCGAAGAGGGCGCCATCCCGGACGACGTCACCATCCAGGTGCTGACCCAGGCCCGAGAGCACCTCATCAAGCGCACCTACGAATCGCTGGTCGGCGCCAAGCAGGCCATCGTGCACCTCTACAACTCCACGAGCATCCTGCAGCGGGATGTCGTCTTCCGCACCGACAAGCAGGGCATCGTCGACATCGCGCTGGAAGGCGCGCGCCTGTGCCGTCAGATGGAGTCCGTGGTCCCCGGCACGCAGATCTACTACGAGTACTCGCCCGAGAGCTACACCGGCACCGAGCTGGAGTTTGCCGCGGACATCTGCAACCAGGTGCTCGAGATCTTCGAGCCCACCCCGGAACGCAAGGTCATCATCAACCTGCCGGCCACCGTCGAGATGGCCACCCCGAACGTCTACGCCGACTCGATCGAGTGGATGTCCCGCCACCTGAACCACCGCGAGAACGTCATCCTGTCGCTGCACCCGCACAACGACCGCGGCACCGCCGTCGCCGCCGCCGAGCTCGGCTACATGGCCGGAGCCGACCGCATCGAGGGCTGCCTGTTCGGCAACGGGGAGCGCACGGGCAACGTCGACCTGGTGACTCTGGGCGTGAACCTGTTCACGCAGGGCATCGACCCGCAGATCGACTTCAGCGACATCGACTCGATCAAGCGCACCGTCGAGCACTGCAACCAGCTGCCGGTCGGCGAGCGCAGCCCGTGGGGCGGCGACCTGGTGTTCACCGCGTTCAGCGGCTCGCACCAGGATGCGATCAAGAAGGGCTTCGAGGCGATGGCCGCGCAGGCCGAGCGCGAGGGCGTCTCGGTCGACGACCTGGTCTGGGCCGTTCCATACCTGCCGGTCGACCCGAAGGACCTGGGCCGCAGCTACGAGGCGGTCATCCGGGTCAACTCGCAGTCCGGCAAGGGCGGCGTCGCCTACCTGCTGAAGACGGACCACGCGCTCGACCTGCCGCGCAAGCTGCAGATCGAATTCTCCGGCGTCGTGCAGGCGAAGACCGACGCGGAGGGTGGAGAGGTGTCGAGCGACGACATCTGGGCCATCTTCCAGGACGAGTACCTGCCGGCGCCCGTCTCCGACGCGGACGCCAAGTGGGGCCGCTTCGAGCTGGGCAGCACCAGCACCACCAACGAGACAGGCGACCACGTCGCTCTCACGGTGACGCTGCGCGACGGGGACACCGTCTCCAAGGCATCCGGTGAGGGCAACGGCCCGATCGCGGCGTTCTTCGACATCCTCAACGACCGCGGCATCAACGTGCACCTGTACGACTACTCGCAGCACACGCTGTCCGCGAGCGAGTCCGCTCTCGCTGCGGCCTACGTCGAGGTCGACGTCGACGGCACCCGCCTCTGGGGCGTCGGCATCGACGCGGACACGACCACCGCCTCCTTCAAGGCCGTCGTCTCCGCCGTCAACCGCGCGATCCGCGCCACCTCCGGGTCCGCGGCCCCCGCCGACCTCGTCTCGGCCTGA
- a CDS encoding DsbA family oxidoreductase: protein MSEPIKIDIWSDIACPWCYIGKRKFEAGSGLFAGGGDDRAVEVEYHSFELSPDTPVDFDGSEIDFLAGHKGMQAEQVTQMLERVTGIASSVGLDYDFDVLKHTNTVKAHELLHFAKANGKQLELAERLFKAYFVEGRHVGRIDDLADLAAEVGLDRAAAVAALESEEFLSDVRGDQALAQEYGIQGVPFFVIDGRYGVSGAQDAATFAQVLEQVWTERAEVTA, encoded by the coding sequence GTGAGTGAACCCATCAAGATCGACATCTGGTCCGACATCGCCTGCCCGTGGTGCTACATCGGCAAGCGCAAATTCGAAGCGGGGAGCGGCCTGTTCGCCGGTGGCGGCGACGACCGCGCCGTCGAGGTCGAATACCACTCCTTCGAGCTCTCTCCGGACACCCCCGTCGACTTCGACGGCAGCGAGATCGACTTCCTCGCCGGGCACAAAGGCATGCAGGCCGAGCAGGTGACGCAGATGCTGGAGCGCGTCACCGGCATCGCGTCGTCGGTGGGCCTGGACTACGACTTCGACGTCCTCAAGCACACCAACACCGTCAAGGCGCACGAGCTGCTGCACTTCGCCAAGGCGAACGGCAAGCAGCTGGAGCTCGCGGAGCGCCTGTTCAAGGCGTACTTCGTGGAGGGACGCCACGTCGGCAGGATCGACGACCTGGCCGACCTCGCCGCAGAGGTCGGACTCGACCGCGCGGCGGCCGTCGCAGCGCTGGAGTCGGAGGAGTTCCTCTCCGACGTGCGCGGCGACCAGGCGCTGGCGCAGGAGTACGGCATCCAGGGCGTCCCGTTCTTCGTGATCGACGGACGCTACGGCGTCTCCGGCGCGCAAGACGCGGCCACGTTCGCGCAGGTGCTCGAACAGGTGTGGACCGAGCGCGCGGAGGTCACGGCGTGA
- a CDS encoding isoprenyl transferase, with translation MSPKPYTHKDAVEFRPLDWTGLYPPAIPAAAVPNHVAIVMDGNGRWANGRGLTRIEGHKAGEASLLDVVAGAIQLGVKHLSVYAFSTENWKRSPDEVRFLMGFNRDVLHRRRDQLNEWGVRVRWAGRKPRLWSSVIKELQFAEQLTAGNDVLTLTMCVNYGGRTEIADAVRSIAEEVAAGRLKPSAVSEKSIQRHLYAPDLPDVDLFVRSSGEQRTSNFMLWQSAYAEMVFLDTLWPDFSRTDLWNAVDIYASRNRRFGGAVDAPGMKA, from the coding sequence ATGAGCCCCAAGCCTTACACGCACAAGGATGCGGTGGAGTTCCGCCCGCTCGACTGGACCGGCCTGTACCCGCCCGCGATCCCCGCCGCGGCGGTGCCGAACCACGTCGCCATCGTGATGGACGGCAACGGACGCTGGGCGAACGGCAGAGGGCTCACCAGGATCGAAGGCCATAAAGCGGGGGAGGCGTCGCTGCTCGACGTCGTCGCCGGCGCCATCCAGCTCGGCGTGAAGCACCTCAGCGTCTACGCGTTCTCGACCGAGAACTGGAAACGGTCGCCCGACGAGGTGCGCTTCCTGATGGGCTTCAACCGGGACGTGCTGCACCGCCGCCGCGACCAGCTCAACGAGTGGGGGGTCCGGGTGCGCTGGGCGGGGAGGAAGCCGCGGCTCTGGTCGTCGGTGATCAAGGAGCTGCAGTTCGCCGAGCAGCTGACCGCGGGGAACGACGTGCTCACCCTGACCATGTGCGTCAACTACGGCGGCCGCACCGAGATCGCGGATGCGGTGCGCAGCATCGCGGAGGAGGTGGCCGCCGGCCGGCTCAAGCCGTCCGCGGTGAGCGAGAAGAGCATCCAGCGCCACCTGTACGCGCCCGACCTTCCGGACGTCGACCTGTTCGTGCGGAGTTCGGGGGAGCAGCGCACGAGCAACTTCATGCTGTGGCAGAGCGCGTACGCCGAGATGGTCTTCCTCGACACGCTCTGGCCGGACTTCAGCCGCACCGACCTGTGGAACGCCGTCGACATCTACGCCAGCCGCAACCGGCGCTTCGGCGGGGCAGTGGATGCTCCGGGAATGAAGGCGTGA
- a CDS encoding DUF2156 domain-containing protein, whose translation MKDASARLGRLGRRTGALIATHPFTTAMTGLILVLALVTGPIHGPRRPLHIWLGTGPGPLIDGHWWTPITSVLFTDDLAELIVALILTVVLVGAAEQLMGTWRTALAYFATAVVGTVGGVALQLLASTTGEMWARNVHNLVVLDVFTALGGTIMTASAFAGALWRRRIRVLTVLIAVMYVLYSGMPSDVYRLLAVLAGLGLGVLLRPGARLAGWVRSSHHEIRVLLASAVTITAVGPVIGLLTTSRYGLLSPIALLFTSDVPDRGSLLERCQAFAVTRQCVHDLTIERINGLGPILLSVLPLLVLLVAAYGLLRGNRFALWLAVAVNALLALLSALYFGILPLGAAPRPHVGARYWEVTAILALSALLPLAIAILLIAFRQHFPVRPPAKSVRRYVLTVLVSGVVLAGLYVLIGYLQKDTGFTRPLDLSDLLDDVLERFVPVSFLRREPVQYLPTTPLAIFVYRNIGTVFWLIVILGALPVMRGRASWRKGATDAGRVRSLLERGGGDPISFMATWPGNDYWFDPVDGRAIAYRVVGRVAITLGGPFGGQPPHDRSIDRFARFCDDNGWTPVFYSVDAGLQPLFDEMGWSTMVVAEETVIRPQQWETTGKKWQDVRSSINRAQRAGIRAEWTTFQALPLSAAVQLSDISEQWVAEKDLPEMGFTLGGLDELRDPAVMLMLAVDEAGRIEAVTSWLPSYRDGLVVGWTLDFMRRRPGSINGVMEFLIAEAATRMRDEGVEFMSLSAAPLAHTAAGGEADARGMDRILNFLSVSLEPVYGFRSLLKFKRKFQPELHPLIMAYPDPVALPAIGIALVRAYLPQLSVRQAVALASGRS comes from the coding sequence GTGAAGGACGCATCGGCACGGCTCGGCAGGCTCGGCCGGCGCACGGGCGCACTGATCGCGACCCACCCGTTCACCACGGCGATGACCGGGCTGATCCTCGTGCTCGCCCTCGTCACTGGCCCCATCCACGGCCCTCGGCGTCCGCTGCACATCTGGCTCGGCACCGGGCCCGGCCCGCTCATCGACGGGCACTGGTGGACCCCGATCACCTCCGTGCTGTTCACCGACGACCTCGCCGAGCTGATCGTGGCGCTCATCCTCACCGTCGTGCTGGTCGGGGCCGCCGAGCAGCTGATGGGCACCTGGCGGACGGCGCTGGCGTACTTCGCCACCGCTGTGGTCGGGACGGTCGGAGGCGTCGCTCTGCAGCTGCTCGCCTCCACGACGGGGGAGATGTGGGCGCGCAACGTCCACAACCTCGTCGTGCTCGACGTCTTCACCGCCCTCGGCGGCACGATCATGACCGCGAGCGCGTTCGCCGGCGCCCTCTGGCGGAGGCGCATCCGGGTGCTGACCGTGCTGATCGCGGTGATGTACGTGCTCTACTCCGGGATGCCGTCCGACGTCTACCGGCTGCTCGCCGTGCTCGCCGGGCTGGGGCTCGGCGTGCTGCTGCGACCGGGGGCGCGGCTCGCCGGCTGGGTGCGCAGTTCACACCACGAGATCCGGGTGCTGCTCGCCTCCGCCGTCACGATCACCGCGGTCGGGCCGGTGATCGGACTGCTCACCACGTCGCGCTACGGCCTGCTGTCGCCGATCGCGCTGCTGTTCACCTCCGACGTGCCGGACCGCGGCTCGCTGCTCGAACGCTGCCAGGCGTTCGCCGTGACCAGGCAGTGCGTGCACGATCTCACCATCGAGCGGATCAACGGGCTCGGCCCGATCCTGCTCTCCGTGCTGCCGCTCCTCGTGCTGCTGGTCGCCGCATACGGTCTGCTGCGCGGCAACCGCTTCGCACTCTGGCTCGCCGTCGCGGTGAACGCGCTGCTCGCCCTGCTCTCCGCGCTCTACTTCGGCATCCTCCCGCTCGGCGCAGCGCCGCGGCCGCACGTCGGCGCCCGCTACTGGGAGGTGACGGCGATCCTGGCGCTCTCGGCGCTGCTGCCGCTCGCCATCGCCATCCTGCTGATCGCCTTCCGGCAGCACTTCCCTGTGCGTCCGCCGGCGAAGAGCGTGCGCCGCTACGTGCTCACGGTGCTGGTCTCCGGCGTCGTGCTCGCCGGTCTCTACGTGCTCATCGGCTACCTGCAGAAGGACACCGGGTTCACCAGGCCGCTCGACCTGAGCGACCTGCTGGACGATGTGCTCGAACGGTTCGTGCCCGTCAGCTTCCTGCGCAGGGAGCCCGTGCAGTACCTGCCGACCACCCCGCTCGCGATCTTCGTCTACCGCAACATCGGCACCGTGTTCTGGCTCATCGTGATCCTCGGCGCCCTGCCCGTGATGCGCGGCCGCGCATCCTGGCGCAAGGGGGCGACGGACGCCGGCCGCGTGCGCAGCCTGCTCGAACGCGGCGGGGGAGACCCGATCTCGTTCATGGCCACCTGGCCGGGGAACGACTACTGGTTCGACCCCGTGGACGGCCGGGCCATCGCATACCGGGTGGTTGGCAGGGTCGCCATCACCCTGGGAGGCCCGTTCGGTGGGCAGCCCCCGCACGACCGCTCGATCGACCGGTTCGCCCGGTTCTGCGACGACAACGGCTGGACGCCCGTCTTCTACAGCGTGGACGCCGGCCTGCAGCCGCTCTTCGACGAGATGGGCTGGTCGACGATGGTGGTGGCGGAGGAGACCGTCATCCGCCCGCAGCAGTGGGAGACGACGGGCAAGAAGTGGCAGGACGTCCGCAGCTCCATCAACCGGGCGCAGCGGGCGGGCATCCGGGCGGAGTGGACGACGTTCCAGGCTCTGCCGCTCAGCGCCGCCGTGCAGCTCTCCGACATCTCCGAGCAGTGGGTGGCCGAGAAGGACCTGCCGGAGATGGGCTTCACCCTCGGCGGCCTCGACGAACTCCGCGACCCGGCCGTGATGCTGATGCTCGCCGTCGACGAGGCGGGCAGGATCGAAGCAGTGACCAGCTGGCTGCCCAGCTACCGCGACGGGCTCGTGGTCGGCTGGACCCTCGACTTCATGCGCAGGCGCCCCGGCAGCATCAACGGCGTGATGGAGTTCCTGATCGCCGAGGCCGCCACCCGGATGCGCGACGAGGGGGTCGAGTTCATGAGCCTGTCCGCCGCACCGCTCGCGCACACCGCGGCGGGAGGGGAGGCGGATGCACGCGGCATGGACCGCATCCTGAACTTCCTGAGCGTGTCGCTGGAACCGGTGTACGGGTTCCGGTCGCTGCTGAAGTTCAAGCGGAAGTTCCAGCCGGAGCTGCACCCGCTGATCATGGCGTACCCGGATCCTGTTGCCCTTCCCGCCATCGGGATCGCGCTGGTGCGCGCATACCTGCCGCAGCTGTCGGTGCGGCAGGCGGTGGCGCTGGCCAGCGGGCGGAGCTGA
- a CDS encoding TRIC cation channel family protein, producing MSTTAFTIPLWADLVAVGVGSLQGAMFASGFRDRKLDLLGVAIIGVATGVGGGLLRDLLLVTRPVALLSNWYLLTTVVAALLGMLLIRLFRRLDPIITFLDALTIGLFGAIGASKALALGLPEVPAVFVGVVSAVGGSILRDMLLNLPIALMHVGSLYAVAAGAGTVVLVVLVDLGVPLTVAAAVCVAVTLVIRLLAVRFGWSLPEQRELGRIPRPRWPRIPLGRRTAEARTAERTETGSIPRYKLDRPD from the coding sequence ATGAGCACGACGGCCTTCACGATTCCGCTGTGGGCCGACCTGGTAGCCGTCGGCGTCGGCAGCCTGCAGGGCGCGATGTTCGCCTCCGGGTTCCGCGACCGCAAGCTCGACCTGCTGGGCGTCGCCATCATCGGCGTCGCGACCGGCGTCGGCGGTGGTCTGCTGCGCGATCTGCTGCTGGTCACCCGGCCCGTCGCGCTGCTCTCCAACTGGTACCTGCTGACCACCGTCGTCGCCGCACTGCTCGGGATGCTGCTCATCCGGCTGTTCCGGAGGCTCGACCCGATCATCACCTTCCTCGACGCGCTCACCATCGGGCTGTTCGGCGCGATCGGTGCGAGCAAGGCGCTCGCGCTCGGCCTGCCGGAGGTGCCGGCGGTGTTCGTCGGCGTGGTGTCCGCGGTGGGCGGGTCGATCCTGCGCGACATGCTGCTGAACCTGCCGATCGCGCTGATGCACGTCGGCTCGCTCTACGCCGTCGCCGCGGGCGCGGGCACGGTGGTGCTCGTGGTCCTGGTGGATCTCGGCGTGCCGCTCACGGTGGCCGCGGCGGTCTGCGTCGCCGTCACCCTGGTGATCCGGCTGCTGGCGGTGCGGTTCGGCTGGAGCCTGCCCGAGCAGCGCGAGCTGGGGCGCATCCCGCGTCCACGCTGGCCGCGCATCCCGCTCGGCCGTCGCACCGCCGAAGCCCGCACCGCCGAGCGCACAGAGACGGGCTCGATCCCCCGTTACAAGCTCGACCGCCCCGACTGA